The following DNA comes from Candidatus Bathyarchaeia archaeon.
CATTAGGGCTAGTAAAAGGGAGACCACTAAACCAAGTGTGAACATACCAGCGTAGATTAAAACATTTTTTAAACTCATAAAGAAAATACTGTCTGTAAAGAGAACTCTTAAATAATTTTCTAATCCAATAAAAGTCTCTCTCCCCAATGAGAGATCAAAAAATGACAACCATATGCCATGTATTATGGGAAAAAGCCAAAAAACAATGTATAAAAAGAGAAAGGGGATCACTAACAAGTAGGCGTCAAGCATACGTCTGGATTTAAGAGATTGCGCCATCATCTACACTCCTAAGGAGTATATGGATAGGGAGTTTCATTTAGAATAGATTGAATCTCGTTCTGGGCTGCATTAGCAGCTTCCTCAGCAGTCATCTCTCCATATAGCAACTTCTGTAGATAAGATCCTATAATGTTCTGTATCTCATGTATTCTTGGATGAGGTGGGTAATATTTAACTCCTATATTAAATATTTGATTCCTTTGAAGTACTCTTCCAGGTAGGGATGAGTAAGGTGGATAGTTGGTAGCAGAGTTTCTAGCTGGCACATGACCAGCATATTGCCCCCAACGACCCATATTCGATACTCGTGAGACCATCCATTTAATTAGCGTCCATGCAGCATCATCCTTTTCTTTTCCATTAGCTTTAGTCATAAACCATACGTGACTCTGTGCCCACATTCCAGGCCATGCTTGAACAGTAGCGTATCTTAGTACAGGTTGCTGGTCAAGCGTTGCTTGAAGCCATACGCCATGTACTAGAATCCCTACTCGCCCACTAACGAAGTAATCTATATAATCGGCGAAAGAAGCCGGGAAGGGAATACTCTTAGGTTTTTTTGCAAGCCACTCATAAAATCTCCACGCGACCATATGTCTCTCATCATTTAATGTTGCTGTGACACCATCAGGAGTTACTATTGGATCTAGCCCGGGTATAAAACATGCGTACTGCCACGCTAATGCTGTAGCATAGGCGTATATTGGTACAGTAAAGCCCCAATCCGCCGCTCCTTTTTCCTCTATAAAAGTTATTAGCTCCTTGAATCCATCTATGCCCCTTGCCATGTAATTGTTTACATCTTGCAGAGTTAAGCCTGCTCTATCAAGAACATCTAAGTTAACGTAAACAACCATGCAATGTATATCCCAAGGAACACCGTATATTTCATTGCCTATTTTAACCTTCTTCATACATATCTCAAAATAATCATTCTCAATATCGCTTATTCCAACCTCTGGATCATAGAAGTAGTTCGTAAGTGGTTTGATTGCCGTATCCTTAAACCGCGGGATTTCAGTCTCATGCATTATTAAGACATCCGGAAGCCCTGTTCCAGCATAATATGCTGCAGCTAATTTCGTATAGAGTTCCGTCCATGTAATAGTTGTCCGTTTAACAGTAATTTTTCCCGCATATTCCTCATTAAATTCGTCGATAAGCATTTGCATAACATAGCCGTCTCCGCCTGTCAGTCCATCCCACATCACTATTTCCACAGGTCCAGTGGGAACAGT
Coding sequences within:
- a CDS encoding extracellular solute-binding protein, translating into MSQSRKMLITILIVVVIIAIIVGVATTYVYYMAQPTVPTGPVEIVMWDGLTGGDGYVMQMLIDEFNEEYAGKITVKRTTITWTELYTKLAAAYYAGTGLPDVLIMHETEIPRFKDTAIKPLTNYFYDPEVGISDIENDYFEICMKKVKIGNEIYGVPWDIHCMVVYVNLDVLDRAGLTLQDVNNYMARGIDGFKELITFIEEKGAADWGFTVPIYAYATALAWQYACFIPGLDPIVTPDGVTATLNDERHMVAWRFYEWLAKKPKSIPFPASFADYIDYFVSGRVGILVHGVWLQATLDQQPVLRYATVQAWPGMWAQSHVWFMTKANGKEKDDAAWTLIKWMVSRVSNMGRWGQYAGHVPARNSATNYPPYSSLPGRVLQRNQIFNIGVKYYPPHPRIHEIQNIIGSYLQKLLYGEMTAEEAANAAQNEIQSILNETPYPYTP